From the Chiroxiphia lanceolata isolate bChiLan1 chromosome 6, bChiLan1.pri, whole genome shotgun sequence genome, the window GTATATataatgtatgtatatattacacatatattatatgtatattttacaCCTATATGcgtatatatatgtatatatataatatataatataaatattattatatatgtatataatgataaacattatatattatatattttatatacatttatatgcATATGTTATTATAGAtagatttttatataatatatacacattatatataatgtatatctaataatacatatgtataatatatatgtgtatatataatatatgtatttaacatttatatttctaatatatatttactatataaatgtataatacagtatttttatatatgtatgatATACATCtatttaatatacatatattagGTATACacttatatataaatatacatactATATATAATGTATGTCTAATCATATATATGTGTACTagatatgtgtatatatgtattatataatatatataatatataataaaataatatactatatatttatattatgtgcatatatatgatTATACatacattatatacacatttatatataatgtatatataaaattataaattatattttataaacatgtatgtataaatgtatattatattttatataatatataaaataaatttttagatataaaaatttaaatgtatatataaatttcCTTCAGGTCAGACAACAAGTATGCAATAACATTGAAGAAttcaaggaatttttttgtagGGATGGTTGGCAAGAGGAATCAGCAGATAAATCTTTCATGGGAATCATTTTGCCCTTTGGTGGGAAGGTGCTAAGCTGAGATCCCGCCACACAGAGCAagacaacagcagaaaagagagttgttctttccatatttaaattctttccaTCATAGTCCACCCAAACTACCTTATCCAATTGCATCCCTAAATCTGGAGCCTGAGTGAAGAACGAAAACAAAGATACAGAAGAGCTTTTGCTCCACCTGGATAAGAAAAATCACTTTAGCAGCACCTCAAACTCCTGCAGCAAATAGGATCCTGCAAATCATCTCCCTCATTTCCTTGTCTCTTCCAGGTATTCCAGATGGCATATATTGTCTTTCATGAAATATTGCAGTTCTCAGCAGCTGTTATCCTACCCCTTGAAGTTTGTGAGCTATGTCTGACCAAGGTAAACCAGCTCCATTGTTAATAACTTTTATAAAATAGATAAAGAAATGAATAttggcacagagcagcctgttAAGCCAATCGGAGacaagaacattttaattaaaatgagacTGCAAAAAGACAAACTCATTAAATAATGACACTCAGACAAGTAGAATTCCAATTAAATGGAACAAATCATCAGATTTATGAGTCACACCAGAAAGAATCATTTTGCATCAGTCTTATGCTGGTTTCAGTGGGACTCAGGATAATAATGAGCAGAGCTTTCAAGTCTCACTGGTAAAAAAAATGTAGGCATCCTTAATATTTATATTGCCTTCAGCAAGACATCAGTTTAACACTATCTTCATGTGCATGCAATACAATCCCTGCAGTCATGTTAAGACAGTATTGTcccttaaatatttataaaatgtttctgctgttgCAAATAATTGTGGATATCACCATTCTAACCAGGCTAGGATTTCAGAATACAGAATTGGTATAGGCACTAGTTAGCAGAGGTTTccaaattacattttaaacagattttttttaatagcttcttttttaaacaggatCATTCTCAAAGGCATCTGTCAGCTATTATTATGAAATAATCAGAACAGTGCTATTAGTACCTGCACCTACACAAAAAAGaagtataaataaaaagaagaaatggagatGTTCTTAAAAcaacaaaggcaaaaataaaaagcccaaaCTCCTGCTTTGTGAGGGGGGCTTGATCTTGTTACCTAGAAGAGGCTGTTGGTGCCTGTAGCTTGTAACACATGAGTTGCTGCTCAGTTGTTCATGGTAGTATCTCACTTTAAGATCTTCCACATCTTCCTCCTGTGGGTGGTTTGTCCCCTGAAAGCTCTGGGTGTGAATAGCAGAGGAGAAGAACCACATGGTCTTTGTTTTTGTGGGCAAATTGTCTATTTATTTGCCATTGTAGACTCACCTTCACAGGTTTTGGTCAATTAGGTGGACACAGCACAACACAGGTTCTGCCAGTGTGGCTCAACTGTCTCCTAGTGGAATATCTTTGCTCTACACGGTATTGGGAGATATCATTGAATTGGAATTCCTTTGCAAAATCAGCAAGATTAATCAGAGGTCTCACACTCTTTCTAAAACAGGAATTAATTTCAATCCAAAAATCGTGAAGAAGAACTTTATTCATAATTACAGCTAAAATTTCTtacaatttctctttttttcctgtttttagcTTTTCTATTTTAGCTTTTCCAAACAACCAGGTTATCACCactcagctttttttcccctgcttttttccctgctgttaaATGATAACCACACATCAACTTGTTCTTTCATACATCCTCTATTTTTACTATTTGTTATTCAACATTCATCTCTCTGCCTTGACATTTTACCTTTCCCATACAATTTAAAGTACtctgaatgaaaatattcaacTATAGACccacttctttcttttattgtcTCTCAAAACCCAGCAGTGTTCTTGGAGAGCCTCTACACAGGCGGGTATGACACTTTCCACCAGCAGAAGCTGTCCTTGACCATAACCACAGGTCCTTAGAATGACCAAGAAATAATCATTTAGATAAAATTTAATACACATAAAACTCAATAAAAGCAAGATTGCCATAAACACCCTTGAAATGCGGACCTGATCCTCAGTGCTTAGGCTTGTTCTCAGTCTTATTCAAGCTTGGTCTACATCAGAAAGCCAGTCAGACAGCACAGTCAGCACTCAATtaacatatatacatgtatttatacCTATAAATAATACATGCTATACAAACTGGATTCAAACTGCCTACTACAGGTGTAAACCAGCAATTAATTATCTCCCTCCCCACGCAATCCATGAACAGAACTAGTTATAACACCTAAGTAATCAGAACAAGTAGTTTACATGTGATCAGTAGCAATGGGGACATACCCCAGGCCATCTTGTTCTTTGCACCTTTATCTATTCAAAAATATCCCTTAAAGATTCCCCCTGCCCTAATATCTCCTGACTTCCTGCAGTTTGCTTTGTGCTATCCCAAAAACACTAAGGAGACCTTAATACTGAAAGAGGCTTGTAAGGAAGATGGGGAGAGAGTTTTAACCAGGACTTGTAGTGACAGGACGAGGaataatagttttaaactgtcagagggcaggtttacattggatattagggagaaacccttccctgtgagggtggtgaggccctggcacaggttgcccagagaagctgtggctgccccattcctggaagtgttcaaggccaggttggacaggacttggagcaatctagtctggtggaaggtgtccctgcccgtggaacaagatgatctttaaggttccttccaatccaaaccattccatgattctctgacattataaagaatttcagtttaaaCTTCTTCCATAAGCAATGAGCTGGTGCCTCCAATGAAGTTCAACTCATCAAGTTGATTCAAATTCTCCCCAGTTTAAAAGCCCACCTCTAAATTCTGAGAttgagagcagaaaaaaatagaggtTCATGGTTgagatcaagaaaaaaaaaatgtatctttaagCCACTTTCCCACTTGATTCTTACTGAAATTAGCTTTACCCAGCTCCTGAGTTTTTATGCCTGAAGACACACACATGGATGGTCTGGCAGCAGTTGTGTGGTGAAGAGGTTCCCTTTGAGAGTTGCCAGTTTTTATCCATGCAGATATGCTTCAAGCCAGTGCTCCCCAGAATCCTTCAGGGAACTGCAGGAACAGAAGTTCAAAAAACCATTTATGAAGAGACTATTCAGTTTTCTGGGAAGCAAATTGTAGTTAAAGgaataattggaaaaaaatggattttaaagtGCATGGATATCTCATAGCAAAATCTGACTACTGGGAATGAGTAGAGAGGATttaaggaagagggaaaaaaaaaatctttcaaattgCCTGtagaaaaatctaaataaacTACAGGTTTGACCATGGTCGCTGACTTGCAGCGGTTCCCTGTATCCCTCCCTTACATGACATTAGAGTGCAAAACTATCTTGTTAATGGATACTTACTGCAAAATATCTACAAAGGCTGTCAGTAAAGTCTTGGTTTTATATTCAATGCCATGCTTATCACAAAGGCTTTTCACTAGAGGAGCTACTTTCCAGTAGTTGTGTCGAGGCATTGTGGGGAACAGGCTGCAGAATGGGATGAAACAGAGTTATTGTAAGACTTGGCTTGCACCACTTTCTGTCCTCCCTGATCAAAATattcccctgccctcccccagAAGGAGAGCAAAATGTCTCTTGAGATGGCTTATTCCTGGAAACAAAGAATAGTTTGGatgggaagagaccttaaatatcatccgATTCCACCAGAtcctttaaggtcccttccaacccaaatcattctagGATTCCACAGTTCTAAGTGCCCCATATTATTTCCACTCTTACGCCCAAAATTATACTCACTGATGCTCAATTTGGAAGTTCAAGTGCCCAGTGAACCAGTCATTGAACAAAGATTGCTTCACGTTGCAGGTTgcatggagctgggagggaaaaagaccccaaaatacatgatttaggttttattttcctgcaagTTTGATGTTTGAACCCCAGCAATCATTGCCCACCCTCATCTTACATAGAAGAAAAGTCAGGGATTACAGCTATCATTGCCCTGAGGAATTAAATAAAGTCTAGACTAGCCAGGCTGAGTCTTTTTCCCttaataaaagggaaaatgctTAGAACACACTACATGGGTTTATGTTGCTGGAGCCATTATATATGAGAGTGAAGTTGTATTTACGTATTTATTTTGATCAGATTTTACCAAATTTTGTCAGATTTATCTTATCTGCAATAAACCTGCAACCTGTAGGGTAAAAATAAAGGGATCCAATCCCACTTTGCTTCCTTTAGTTGGCCTAAAAGGGAGATTGACTGTTTCACCATCAATACTTTTCTGTAATAGGAAGGGAAAAGTACTGTAAAAAGAATATATCAACACCTTTCAGTCAAAAAACCAAGACTTTTTAAATCTAGATGTCCTGTTTTCCAACTAAAGCTTTAAATGGCTTGATTATTACAGAAAGGATGTTGTCTTTGTCCTATGATTCAGAAGTGTAGACCCAGTATTCCAGAAGAAAGGAGCTTCTCACCTGAGTAGACACCCAGTCTTTGTTCTGATCATAATCAATGTCCATTGGAATGTGGTTCATCTGTGACACCCAAATAAACCAGGTGCTCTCAAAGTACCTGGACAGATAAACAGGGAAACACTTGTTACATCTCCAGTGTCGTCCAAATTTACCATTAAAACACATTGCTGAGTCTCTTAATCTTAACTAAAAGAGCAGTTTTATGTAATTCAGGATTTCCTATTCCTAACTTTTAGAGTGTAAGAACCACTCAACTTGTAGCTGAAGGTATCCCTGAGCAGCGACCACCACCCTGAAGTTAAACTGTTCCTTCTTGACTATTTATTGCTGAGAAAATTGTAGTGACTGGgactaattttaatttatttcagtattgATTACATATATTAGTCTTGGAGACTCCAGATGTTCTGTATGTTACCTGGACAGCCAATAGTATATCATGAAGTTCTTAAATCCCATTAAAGGAATATACATGAGGGAAACTCGGATGGTGAAAGACACAATCAATATCAGgtcctgtaaaaaaaataacccaaaccaAGATGAAAATCAGCCTTTGTTGATGAAATCCCTCCACTCCATCCTCTCCCCTTTACTTGAACTGCAGCTAAAAACTGTTCTGATGTATGAATTTCTTATTGATTTATCAAGAGGAAGCTCCACACCACCATTCTACAGCAAATTGAGTGTATCCCTAAAATATTCCCACAGCACACACTTAATAACTGCAGACAACAGCCCTGTCATCACACTCTGTCTATGTTTGAGTTTTCTCTTAACTTTTATTTATCTGCTAGAAGATTGAAAAGCCTTTTCTAAACAATTCTCCCTTGCTGCAGCAAGCCCAGAATCAGCCTTTACTATCTTAAACCCCAAAAACAGAGGTAAATATTAATATAGTGACATTATTTGGGTTTTCCAGATACTGAAGCTGTGCTTACCAACCACTTTTTCCTCTTGATTGTAAAGTGGAATATAGTCAGCTGGAAGAAGGGGATGAGTGCAAGTGGGGCCAACACTGAAGGAAAGaatggaaagagagagacatTTATAATTTCACTGCATCCTAGCTCTTACAGAATAGTCTACTGTGAGAACAATGATTCTTCTTTCCAGTGGAAGAAAAATTGCTGTCTTCCATTTACACCAACTTTCATGCATTCACAAAATCTcttagtctttttttctcatcacttcttcatttctttcccatccCTTTCTTCCCTCTACTTGACTCACCCTCATCTAGTACTTCCATCACATAACCCTTGCAGAGACACAGGGGCAATTCCTCCTCAAGTGGACCTTCTTGAACATGAAGGAAGCTTTCTGAAGGTGTCACTtcaatcttaaaaacacctttatTTTGGGGAGGAGATGTACTCCTGATTTAGCGGATACTCACAGAAGAAATACTTATGCTGGTAATTGTAAGGCATGaacttcttcttcttctttccaagctgaaaaatgaaaagatattGTAATGAACCAGTGAGAGACTATAcaaaaatgctcaaaaaaaatgcttacaaataatttgcattttgtaGGAGAATGAAATTCAATCTAATCAATTCACCATGGAGTGCTGAGGCTATTGGCACTTGGAGAAGAACAGGTTGTTAACATGGAAACTCAGTCACTGAGTTGGTGGGTTCCAACTTTGGAGATTGGAACtagctgatctttaaggtcccttccatcctaaaccattctaggattctatgaatGCAGGATGTGTTTGCTGTGGAAGCTACATCTGAACTTCTGTATCCCAAATTTCTGAGTAATAGAGGAGAGGGTGGACAGATATGACATAATTTGGAAGCTGTCCTATAATGTCTCTAAAATAACTTCTGCAAGATCAAAGTACTGAATGTTCTATAAAGAAATCTGCCTTCTTGTTTTGTCAAATACTTTGTCTTcaattacagaaatatttacaccTCAAAGATGTCTTCCCTGGATCAAAACCGAAACAACAAAGGAAGCAGACAAACAAAGCCCCCGAAATCCATTTTGCCTGGCCATGGTGTGTGGTATTTTGTAATTCTACTAGAGAAGCCTTTCTGAGACAGCAGAGCCGGAATTTTCCATGTGCCTTGGAGAGCTGTAGTTTCTTTGCTTATTACTAGCTAAAGGAGAGAAACAGGCTTTATTTTAAGAAGCTGATTACCTTGCAATGAAGTAATTTCATCACCCCATGAGTAAATAGAATTagtaggaaaacaaaaggcaaatgaGACCTTGATGATATCAGAAATCATAATGGTGCAGGGAGGATGTATTcctagtttttctttttgtgaaagcCATACAATTTTGGATTAAGAAATCATCTGCACTCGTGTTCGATGCATGGCAGCAATACTGGTCCTGAAGGATTTAGGTGCCAAAAAGCCAGAAGGACCCAGAGGGAACATCTGACTCACTAATAACTGACTAATAACATGTAACATTATTGTAAATGCACTGACTCACCCTCTGAGCTTCCTCCAAGGTTCTCACCCTTCCTGAAGCACCGATTGCAAGACTTGGCTTCTCAGGAGCTGTTGCCTCAGCATCATAATAACCAGGCAATACATGAGACTCTTAGACCTTGGAACACTTTGGGAATTATCAGAGAATCCTGAATggcttgtgttggaagggaccttaaagatcacctaatTCCAAGGCACAGTCTGGATGATTATTATTATCCCTCCCTCTATAGATTTCTGCcattaaatctgcttttccagacATCCCCATGCTCACCTCCACAGAAAGTGTCTTTCCCAGGCTGAAGAGGAGGGGGTGCATGTTGAGGTCAGGGTCTTTACGGAAGCAGTTGGGTTTGGCGTGGTGCTGGTTGTGCAGGTGGTTCCACCAGCTGGCAGATAAGCCCTGGAAAAAGGGAACACCAGGGATTCAAACTGGAACGATATCAGATCACATTGCTATTTATCCACCTGTTATTGACAGTTTGCACCGCAATTCCCTCCCAGTTGATACTGCCTGGATACAGGGACACTCCAATCCATTGCTGTGTCCCCATTAGCCCCAGAGAATATTCCCACCATGAGCCAACTACCTTCAGAACATTTATCACCACCATCTGCAGCACCCGATTCCATCTGGGCTTCCTGAAGACAGAGCAGTGCCCCAGATCATGCTGGAACCAGCCCATCTGGATCTGGAAGACCAAAGGGTCAATGAAGAAACAGAATCTTGGCAGCATTGCAATAATTTGCCTTGTAATAATAATTTGCCTCCGTAACTTCGTAGTGTGATGcatcttccttctgctttggggaaaaaacactcCCTGATGTCTTGCATGTTCAGTGCTGAGAACTTCCAACCAAGCTACTGTCCACTAAAGCTGCTCAGTTCCAGATATTGACTTTAGCTGGAATATAGGGAAATCAGCAAAGCATCACAACAATTAACTGTTACAGCATAGAAGTCTTTCAGCTAGAAAGTGGAAGAATTTCCAAGTCTACAGCTTTATTGCATTCCATATTTCCATGGAAATATGAGTGCTCTTTGAGGAATATCCACCTTAACAGATAATAGGCAAATAGAACAGATCATGTAAATGAGTTCATTTGCATTTGTTCCATGTATGTCTGAGCAAATTTAAGCTTTTAGCTCtactaagaaaatatttcttcttcccctcacccTCAAATTTATCTCATGGAAGGGCCACAAAGTCCtatttcctccttccctgcatgGATCCTGCCCTTCTGTAGTTGAATTTACTAATCCAGCAGAAAACTATTCAGGGTTAGTGAGGAAAAGTGGCTCATAAAGGACCAAACAAACATCAGACAGAAGGAACAGGGAGCCAAAAGTGCAGCTGAGAATGAAATATTCCCTCGTTTGTGATTAGATCAGCAAATCCCATCTTGTGAAACAGCCAGTTCCACAACATCCCACCAAATCTTGGGTTGTCAGCAAAACCAGATTTGCTGGAGGCAATAAAAATTGTGATGTAGAACGTGCTTGTCATCTTCAGGCAGGTAACAGGACCTGAGGAGAGGCAGCGGAGCAATGCCTGGGATGTGAACATTCCATGAATCCTCTCCATCTGGAGGAACCAAACACgtctgcagggctgagcagctgtCAGCACTTTACCTGAGCAACAGTGAAGAATGCCATGCCAGCCAGAAAAGGCACTAAGGAGATGCCAAAGTACCAGATCACGAGCCAGGATGCAGCATCCAGTACCAGGATGtgaaggaaaaccaggaagaagaagaagtaGTTTGGCCTCAGAAGTCCCATCTTCTCAACAGTGCAGCGCAGCTCACGAAAATCTTCCAGGAGGGATTTCTGGAGGTAAAGTTAAAATTAATGCActatttactttgaaaatgtaaCATGGCAGactcaaaaaccccaaagcagtCATGGGAGTCAGAGGAGATATTCTCTCAGAGGGGACTCTGTGCAAAACAGGGCATGAGATCAACAGgtcttgcttttgctttgatACTGAGACATCACAGTGGGGAGAACTGAGCAGAATTTGGGGCTCTGGAGCTCATTCCTCACACCCAGGGGAGGATTTAATGATCCTGGGATGGTCATGTTTCCATGCCTGACTAGCACCGGCTGCCTCCCCACCCCCTAGCCCATGGCACGGTGTCAGGTGTGCTCCTTCAGACAGGATTCCTGCTCCctctcttattttccttctcctcccaggcTGAACCCCAAGCCGTTCCCAGCTCTGGAATCTGAGACACTCACCTTTTTATTGGACTCAAAGCTGGGTTGATCTGGTGCCAGGTCCCCAATCAGCAGAGATCTCAAGTACTTTTTCACCAGAGACTTATCGTTGTGAAAAGCTACAAAGGCATCCTGAGAAACacaaagggagggagggagaaagggcaCGTGACTAAATCCCAGACGCTGAGCCTCTCCTTTCCTCAAGTCTTTGGTATAACACGTAATCCAGTTCCCATTGTCCAGAAGCCTTTGGGTTCCTCTTTACCACCTACTGGAGCTCGGCCCAAGGATGCTGGAGAAGTTTCAAGAAACCAGATTTCATAAAAGGCCCTGGGCGAGGCTAGTAATGAACATGAAAGGGTTTGATGAAAAACTCTTTGCAGAGGGAAACATGTTCTTTCATCTGCTTGTTTCAGCACAGTCTGTCCCTAGAAGGCTCCAGCCAGCAGCCCTTCCCTATGTATGGGACCCAGGTGCGGGAGAACACATCAGGGAATGGGATGTGTCTTTGCCATGCTTGGGATGAGGCTTTTAAAATCCTGTTTGTAACCCACTAGGGCCAAAGGGAATATGTGCTGAAGCTCCTTACACAGCAGGAGTGTAGTTCCCTGCAAGTTTTCAGGCTGGATGATATTTTGGGGAAGTAGGTAATAGTAGTGACACAATGGGTCcgttcaagaagcatttgaaatcccagttttaaaatcaaa encodes:
- the LOC116789082 gene encoding acyl-CoA (8-3)-desaturase-like, giving the protein MGWSTLSLDTEQGSAWWIPALSAQMPPQTGSSEKGTSPIPAFPQLFTWEEVRMHNGRGESQEQWLVIDRKVYDVSRFSKKHPGGSRVISHYAGQDATDAFVAFHNDKSLVKKYLRSLLIGDLAPDQPSFESNKKKSLLEDFRELRCTVEKMGLLRPNYFFFFLVFLHILVLDAASWLVIWYFGISLVPFLAGMAFFTVAQIQMGWFQHDLGHCSVFRKPRWNRVLQMVVINVLKGLSASWWNHLHNQHHAKPNCFRKDPDLNMHPLLFSLGKTLSVELGKKKKKFMPYNYQHKYFFLLAPLALIPFFQLTIFHFTIKRKKWLDLILIVSFTIRVSLMYIPLMGFKNFMIYYWLSRYFESTWFIWVSQMNHIPMDIDYDQNKDWVSTQLHATCNVKQSLFNDWFTGHLNFQIEHHLFPTMPRHNYWKVAPLVKSLCDKHGIEYKTKTLLTAFVDILHSLKDSGEHWLEAYLHG